One genomic window of Hymenobacter sp. J193 includes the following:
- the hisC gene encoding histidinol-phosphate transaminase, with amino-acid sequence MFNLDSLVRPNIREMKPYSSARDEFQGEAQVMLDANENSLGSAGPDQFNRYPDPLQRAVKAELALLKGVRPEQIFLGNGSDEAIDLLVRLTCVPGQDSLLILPPTYGMYEVAANLNDVRVERLQLTPDFQLSPEIVAGVLASAAKIVWLCSPNNPTGNLLHAEYMEEILRGFRGLVVVDEAYADFAPTAGWTTRLAEFPNLVVLQTFSKAWGLAGLRLGMAFASPEVIGYLNKIKPPYNVSEATQRHALQALRDAPRFEELRRQLLKGRDWLQERLPALPIVAEVFPSDANFLLVRFHLDATAVYDFLVARGIIVRNRTTQPGCAGTLRLTVGAPAENELLLQALREFAG; translated from the coding sequence ATGTTCAACCTTGATAGCCTCGTGCGTCCCAACATCCGGGAAATGAAGCCCTACTCGTCGGCCCGCGACGAATTCCAAGGAGAGGCCCAGGTCATGCTCGACGCCAACGAGAACAGCCTCGGCAGCGCCGGTCCCGACCAGTTCAACCGCTACCCCGACCCGCTGCAGCGCGCCGTGAAGGCCGAACTGGCCCTGCTGAAAGGCGTACGTCCCGAGCAGATTTTCCTCGGCAACGGCTCCGATGAGGCCATCGACCTGCTGGTGCGCCTCACCTGCGTGCCCGGCCAGGACAGCCTGCTTATCCTGCCGCCCACCTACGGCATGTACGAGGTGGCCGCCAACCTCAATGATGTGCGCGTGGAGCGCCTCCAGCTGACGCCCGACTTTCAGCTTTCGCCCGAAATTGTAGCCGGCGTGCTGGCTTCCGCCGCCAAAATCGTGTGGCTCTGCTCGCCCAACAACCCGACCGGCAACCTGCTCCACGCCGAGTACATGGAGGAAATCCTGCGCGGTTTCCGCGGACTGGTGGTGGTGGATGAGGCCTACGCCGATTTCGCGCCAACGGCTGGCTGGACGACCCGCCTGGCGGAGTTCCCGAACCTGGTGGTGCTGCAAACCTTCTCCAAAGCCTGGGGACTGGCCGGTCTGCGCCTGGGCATGGCCTTCGCCTCGCCGGAAGTCATCGGCTACCTCAACAAAATCAAGCCGCCCTACAACGTGTCGGAAGCCACGCAGCGCCACGCACTCCAGGCCCTGCGCGACGCGCCCCGCTTCGAGGAGTTGCGCCGGCAGTTACTGAAGGGTCGCGACTGGCTGCAGGAGCGGCTGCCCGCGCTGCCCATCGTGGCGGAGGTGTTCCCCTCGGATGCCAACTTTCTGCTGGTGCGTTTCCACCTCGATGCCACGGCCGTGTATGATTTCCTGGTAGCCCGGGGCATCATCGTGCGCAACCGCACCACCCAGCCCGGCTGCGCCGGCACGCTCCGCCTCACCGTGGGAGCCCCCGCCGAGAACGAGCTGCTGCTCCAGGCCCTGCGGGAGTTTGCCGGGTAG
- a CDS encoding ATP-binding protein — translation MQLVLFCGIQATGKSTFYQQRFFHSHVRISLDLLRTRHRERRLLELCLQTQQPCVIDNTNPTQAERAVYLTAGKTAGFELVGYFFQSVAAQSLVRNQQRPPERQVPDKGIRATRNRLELPTRAEGFDQLYFVRPLGNQEFDVTNWQDEI, via the coding sequence ATGCAGCTCGTGCTGTTCTGCGGAATTCAGGCTACCGGAAAATCGACGTTCTACCAACAGCGGTTTTTCCACTCCCACGTGCGCATCAGCCTGGACCTGTTGCGCACGCGCCACCGGGAACGGCGTTTGCTGGAGCTGTGCCTGCAAACCCAACAGCCCTGCGTGATAGACAATACCAACCCCACGCAGGCCGAGCGGGCGGTGTACCTGACAGCTGGGAAGACCGCAGGCTTCGAGTTGGTTGGCTACTTTTTTCAGTCGGTGGCGGCACAGTCGCTCGTCCGAAACCAGCAGCGCCCGCCGGAGCGGCAGGTGCCCGACAAGGGAATACGCGCTACCCGCAATCGGCTGGAGCTGCCTACCCGGGCCGAGGGCTTCGACCAACTTTACTTTGTGCGCCCGCTCGGCAATCAGGAATTTGACGTGACCAACTGGCAGGATGAAATTTGA
- the hisD gene encoding histidinol dehydrogenase → MNIFQYPVQAEWAALQQRAAQQQTQDVELRVQQIFEDVRRRGDAALLDYARQFDGADLSGGLRVGTEELAAAAAQVPAELQTAIWQAHANILRFHQAQIPQEERVETMPGVTCWRRAVPVQRVGLYIPGGTAPLFSTLLMLGVPARLAGCPEILLCTPPQKNGLVNPIILFTAQLLGISTIVKAGGAQAVAALSGGTDSVPAVDKIFGPGNRYVTAAKQLATRYGVAIDMPAGPSEVLVIADESANPAFVAADLLSQAEHGPDSQVMLLSDSLYILEQTKAEVERQLRELPRAEVAAQALQESRAILLRTPEEMLYFSNQYAPEHLILAVRNPEQLAEGVTNAGSVFLGHLTPEAVGDYASGTNHTLPTNGYARNYSGVSLDSFLKKITFQRLTPEGLLNVGPVVETMAEAEGLRAHARAVTLRLEALAGGKE, encoded by the coding sequence ATGAACATCTTCCAATATCCCGTACAGGCGGAGTGGGCGGCGCTGCAGCAGCGGGCGGCCCAGCAGCAAACCCAGGACGTGGAGCTGCGCGTGCAGCAGATCTTTGAGGACGTGCGCCGGCGCGGCGACGCGGCCCTGCTCGACTACGCCCGCCAGTTCGATGGGGCCGACCTCAGCGGCGGACTGCGTGTAGGGACCGAGGAGCTGGCTGCCGCCGCGGCGCAGGTGCCAGCGGAACTGCAAACGGCCATTTGGCAGGCGCACGCCAATATTCTGCGGTTCCACCAGGCGCAAATACCGCAGGAGGAGCGCGTGGAAACCATGCCGGGCGTGACGTGCTGGCGGCGGGCGGTGCCCGTGCAGCGCGTGGGCCTCTACATTCCGGGCGGCACCGCCCCGCTGTTCAGCACCCTGCTGATGCTGGGCGTACCCGCCCGCCTGGCCGGCTGCCCCGAAATCCTGCTCTGCACCCCGCCCCAGAAGAACGGACTGGTGAATCCCATTATCCTCTTCACGGCTCAGCTGCTGGGCATCAGTACTATCGTGAAGGCCGGCGGGGCCCAGGCCGTGGCCGCCTTGAGCGGCGGGACGGATTCGGTGCCGGCCGTGGATAAGATTTTCGGGCCCGGTAACCGCTACGTTACGGCCGCCAAGCAGCTGGCTACCCGCTACGGCGTGGCCATTGATATGCCGGCCGGCCCCTCAGAGGTGCTCGTCATTGCCGACGAATCGGCCAACCCAGCTTTCGTGGCCGCCGACCTGCTCAGCCAGGCCGAGCACGGCCCCGATTCGCAGGTGATGCTGCTGTCCGACTCCTTATATATACTGGAGCAAACCAAAGCCGAGGTGGAGCGCCAGCTGCGCGAGCTGCCCCGAGCTGAGGTAGCCGCCCAGGCCCTGCAGGAAAGCCGCGCCATTCTGCTGCGCACGCCGGAGGAAATGCTCTACTTCTCGAACCAGTACGCGCCCGAGCACCTGATTCTGGCCGTGCGCAACCCCGAGCAGCTGGCCGAAGGCGTAACCAACGCCGGCTCCGTGTTCCTGGGCCACCTCACGCCGGAAGCTGTGGGCGACTACGCCTCGGGCACCAACCACACGCTGCCCACCAACGGCTACGCCCGCAACTACAGCGGCGTGTCGCTGGATTCATTCCTGAAGAAAATTACTTTCCAGCGGCTCACTCCCGAAGGTTTGCTCAACGTGGGCCCGGTGGTGGAAACCATGGCCGAAGCCGAGGGCCTCCGCGCCCACGCCCGTGCCGTCACCCTTCGCCTGGAGGCGTTGGCCGGCGGGAAGGAGTAA